The following is a genomic window from Elusimicrobiota bacterium.
GTGGGGTAAAATCAGCGCGAATTCCTCGCCGCCGTAGCGGGCCAAAATATCGCTGGTGCGAATGGCCGCTTTGATGGTGTCGGCCGTGGCCGCTAAGGCCAAGTCGCCGGCTAAGTGGCCGTGTTGATCATTGATTCCTTTAAAGTGGTCGATATCCGCCAAGATTAAGCCGAAATCGCCGCTGTAGCGGTCCGCGCGGGCGAATTCATTGGCCAGCCAGGATTCGAAGTAGCGCCGGCCGTAAACGCCGGTCAATTGATCGAAAAATGCCATGGAGTAAAGCCGCGCGTTTTCGATGGCCACGGCCGCTTGGGCCGCGAACGCCGAGAATATTTTTTGATCCTCCTTGGTGAAAACGCCGGTTTTTTTATTGATGGCTTCCAGGACGCCCAATATCTTGTCTTCATTTTTCAGCGGCACGCAGAGAATATTTTTGGTGGAAAAACCGGTTCTTTTGTCCGCGCGAGAACTGAAGCGCCGGTCGCGGCGCACATCGTTGATCAGCAGCGGACGGCCGTATCGAGCGACCCAGCCGGCGATCCCTTCGCCCACTTTAAGGCGGATTTCGCGGATGCTGGTCGCGCCTCCCTTAAACGTATGGAAATAAAGCTCCTTGGTGAAGGGATCAAGCAGGAGAAGGGAGCTGGCTCTGACGTTCATGACATAGCGGATGGCCTTGAGGATTTCTTCCAATATTTCCTGTTCATGCTGCGAGCGGCTTAGTAGAAGGG
Proteins encoded in this region:
- a CDS encoding sensor domain-containing diguanylate cyclase translates to MRRQDTLYRLLETTLLLSRSQHEQEILEEILKAIRYVMNVRASSLLLLDPFTKELYFHTFKGGATSIREIRLKVGEGIAGWVARYGRPLLINDVRRDRRFSSRADKRTGFSTKNILCVPLKNEDKILGVLEAINKKTGVFTKEDQKIFSAFAAQAAVAIENARLYSMAFFDQLTGVYGRRYFESWLANEFARADRYSGDFGLILADIDHFKGINDQHGHLAGDLALAATADTIKAAIRTSDILARYGGEEFALILPHTNIKQTSVIAERIRADVEKRTFNFDKETVPVTLSLGATSFKATQPKSSNEMLGLVDRALYSAKESGRNQVVVHPSKE